The Coccidioides posadasii str. Silveira chromosome 2, complete sequence genomic interval GCTATTCGCCCAGGTTTGGATGAACAACGGTGGATACGAACGTAAACTCCGCTGACTATTACTGTATGACCAGATCCTGTGGATGTCTCTCTGGTGGAAGATGTCGATGCAGAATTGGTCAAAGCAGAGCGGGAGCTGCTAGAAGCCAGAGCGGCCTATTCTGTACGAAGGAAAGCTATCGAATCTGTTTTAATGACAGAGCCAAGTGTTCAGTCTATCTACTCTGCGCATGCTTCTCCGACTGAAAGGTAAGTCTTGATAGAAGTTCGCATTTCAAGGAAATGCTAACGTCGACAGAGTCTTGCTTCCGCTTATCAACCGGCGGGATGTTCTCTCACTGGTATACGAAAACCTGGCTGGTGTCAATAACTCGTGCGTGGAGAATCTCTCCAACGCGGAGGTGAGCAATATCCGGGCAGTGAAGGACAATCGTGACTTGGTCAGGTCGCTCCTTGAGCTTACAGACGGCAACGctgaggaggaagagatCAAGGATCTGAAGTCGAAGGAAGAACTCGAGACCCTAAAGAGAGAAAACAAGAATAGAAGGGACGAGTATATGACGATGAAGAGAATCGTAAGCGCTGTTATAGTTGCGAGTGGACTTGACTGGGCAAGCGACGAGAAACTCTTAACACTGGTCGTGGAGGATGAGTCGGCGGACGAGTTGTAAGAACTTACAGCTCTTCCGCTTAAATAACTATGCGGCGAACCAAGGATCGCCTGCAAAGATTTAAGATGTATGGAGTATGTAATCGGTCCAACAGGGCTTTTAACAGGC includes:
- a CDS encoding uncharacterized protein (EggNog:ENOG410PQD9~COG:S~BUSCO:13980at33183); the protein is MAPGKAELNGSQSLLKPNERALVELASDIPGDDPPLREKELEILSLYDRIYDQQLEEALFLQDPVDVSLVEDVDAELVKAERELLEARAAYSVRRKAIESVLMTEPSVQSIYSAHASPTERVLLPLINRRDVLSLVYENLAGVNNSCVENLSNAEVSNIRAVKDNRDLVRSLLELTDGNAEEEEIKDLKSKEELETLKRENKNRRDEYMTMKRIVSAVIVASGLDWASDEKLLTLVVEDESADEL